In one window of Borrelia anserina Es DNA:
- the eno gene encoding phosphopyruvate hydratase, with product MGFHIYEIKARQIIDSRGNPTVEADVILEDGSIGRAAVPSGASTGTNEAVELRDGNQSVYMGKGVLKAVENIINIISPELEGMSALNQVEIDKKMLELDGTPNKSKLGANAILAVSMATARAAAEHLGLKVYQYLGAYKANILPTPMCNIINGGAHSDNCIDFQEFMIMPIGAKTFSDAIRMSAEVFHTLKGILSKRGYTTSVGDEGGFAPNLKSNEEACEVIMEAIKNAGYTPGTDIAIALDPATSELYDSKTKKYVLRWSTKEELTSEEMVEYWAKWVEKYPIISIEDGMAEEDWDGWKKLTDRIGNKVQLVGDDLFVTNTSFLKKGIEMKVANSILIKVNQIGTLTETFEAVEMAKKAGYTAIVSHRSGETEDTTIADLVVALGTGQIKTGSLSRTDRIAKYNQLLRIEEELGSTAEYHGKDVFYSIKKQQ from the coding sequence ATGGGCTTTCATATTTATGAAATAAAAGCTAGGCAAATAATTGATTCTAGAGGAAATCCAACCGTAGAAGCAGATGTAATACTCGAAGATGGTTCTATAGGTAGAGCAGCTGTTCCATCAGGCGCATCAACAGGAACAAATGAAGCTGTTGAATTAAGAGATGGCAATCAATCTGTTTATATGGGTAAAGGAGTACTCAAAGCAGTTGAAAATATAATAAATATTATCTCTCCAGAACTTGAAGGAATGAGTGCTTTAAACCAAGTAGAAATAGACAAAAAGATGCTCGAACTTGATGGAACTCCTAATAAATCAAAACTTGGAGCTAATGCTATCCTTGCAGTTTCAATGGCTACGGCTAGAGCAGCAGCTGAACACCTTGGGTTAAAAGTTTATCAATATCTTGGTGCCTACAAAGCTAACATTTTACCTACACCTATGTGTAACATTATAAATGGCGGTGCCCACTCTGATAACTGCATTGATTTTCAAGAATTTATGATAATGCCAATTGGAGCAAAAACTTTTAGTGATGCTATAAGAATGTCTGCTGAAGTTTTTCACACACTCAAAGGTATTTTAAGCAAAAGAGGATACACAACATCCGTTGGAGATGAGGGTGGATTCGCACCAAATTTAAAATCAAACGAAGAAGCTTGTGAAGTCATTATGGAAGCCATCAAAAATGCAGGATATACACCTGGCACAGATATCGCAATCGCTCTTGATCCAGCAACGTCTGAATTATATGATTCAAAAACAAAAAAATATGTACTTAGATGGTCAACAAAAGAAGAACTCACTTCTGAAGAAATGGTTGAATATTGGGCAAAATGGGTAGAAAAATATCCTATTATATCAATTGAAGATGGCATGGCTGAAGAAGACTGGGATGGATGGAAAAAACTTACAGATAGGATTGGAAATAAAGTTCAACTTGTTGGAGACGATTTATTTGTAACAAACACATCTTTCCTTAAGAAAGGAATTGAAATGAAAGTTGCAAATTCAATCCTCATTAAAGTAAATCAAATTGGAACATTAACTGAAACTTTTGAAGCTGTAGAGATGGCAAAAAAAGCAGGATATACTGCAATAGTCTCACATCGCTCAGGAGAAACAGAAGATACAACCATTGCTGATCTTGTTGTCGCACTTGGAACAGGACAAATAAAGACAGGCTCCCTATCAAGAACAGACAGAATAGCTAAGTACAATCAACTCTTAAGAATAGAAGAAGAATTGGGAAGTACTGCTGAATACCATGGAAAAGATGTTTTTTATTCTATTAAAAAACAACAATGA
- the rpsI gene encoding 30S ribosomal protein S9, with protein MSKSGVKGINLGMGTGRRKSSVARIYIREGKGDIKINGKDFDSYIQLEKFRTIALSPLVLTKTLGKYDLYINVYGGGISGQAGAIRHGVARALLDLDEEYKIVLKSNGFLTRDPRRVERKKSGRKKARKSFQFSKR; from the coding sequence ATGTCAAAGTCAGGTGTTAAGGGTATTAATTTAGGAATGGGTACGGGAAGGCGAAAGTCTTCTGTTGCTAGAATTTATATTAGAGAAGGTAAGGGTGATATTAAGATTAATGGTAAGGATTTTGATTCTTATATTCAACTTGAAAAGTTTAGGACGATTGCTCTATCTCCGCTGGTTTTAACAAAGACTCTTGGTAAGTATGACCTTTATATTAATGTTTATGGTGGGGGTATTTCGGGTCAGGCTGGTGCTATTAGGCATGGTGTTGCAAGAGCCCTTCTTGATCTTGATGAAGAGTATAAGATAGTTCTTAAATCCAATGGATTTTTAACAAGAGATCCAAGGAGAGTTGAACGTAAAAAGTCTGGTAGGAAGAAGGCTAGGAAGAGTTTTCAATTCTCAAAAAGATAA
- the rplM gene encoding 50S ribosomal protein L13, whose product MNKITNNKTIWIKPKYVEKKWYVIDASDKVLGKVATEAVKILRGKHKPYYTPHQDLGDNVIIVNASKVRLTGKKYFQKIYYRHSRYPGGLYSDTFRTLSARKPTAPLEIAIKGMLPKGSLGRELFRNLKVFADSKHTFTSQNLCKLEAN is encoded by the coding sequence ATGAATAAGATCACGAATAATAAGACAATATGGATTAAGCCGAAGTATGTAGAGAAAAAATGGTATGTAATTGATGCTTCAGATAAAGTTCTTGGTAAAGTTGCTACAGAAGCTGTTAAAATTTTGAGAGGCAAGCATAAGCCTTATTATACTCCTCACCAGGATTTAGGTGATAATGTTATAATTGTTAATGCTTCAAAGGTTAGACTTACTGGTAAGAAATATTTTCAGAAGATTTATTATAGGCATTCAAGATATCCTGGAGGTCTTTACTCTGATACTTTTAGAACATTATCTGCGAGAAAACCAACGGCTCCTCTTGAAATAGCTATTAAGGGTATGTTACCAAAAGGATCTTTGGGACGTGAGCTTTTTAGAAATCTTAAAGTTTTTGCTGATTCTAAGCATACGTTTACATCTCAAAATCTTTGTAAATTAGAAGCAAATTAA
- the gatB gene encoding Asp-tRNA(Asn)/Glu-tRNA(Gln) amidotransferase subunit GatB, giving the protein MEYKLLVGLEVHVQLGLKTKAFCGCKNDFGGIPNSRTCPICLGLPGALPSVNKELIISAILAGHATNSKIRNIVKFDRKHYAYPDLPKGYQISQNDEPICENGFILIEISSGLKKINIDRIHMEEDSGKSLHLLESENQSYIDFNRAGAPLLEIVSKPDINSGEEAIAYLSALREIFRYLDLSDCNMENGSFRCDVNVNLLINENDIEYKTPISEIKNLNSFKSVRLAIDYEESRQKEEWILHRKTFESVGKHTMGFDDKRGITVLQRSKETIIDYRYMRDPDLPLIELDDAYIESINFDRMLELPFDARMRLKDQYGLSDFDVVTLTSDKNLVKYFEEAAMGASEPKRVANWVLSEVLSVLNDRAISILDFNLSPLYVGELVECIVNGKISGKIAKEIFLEMLDRNVSPSVIINEKNLEQISDESFIESVVLEVLNENPKSIALYKRGKSHSIKFMMGQIMRKTSGKANPVLANEILMSKLRNV; this is encoded by the coding sequence ATGGAATATAAATTGCTTGTTGGTTTGGAAGTGCATGTGCAATTGGGATTAAAGACTAAAGCTTTTTGCGGATGTAAGAATGATTTTGGTGGAATTCCAAATTCTCGTACGTGTCCGATATGTCTTGGGCTTCCTGGAGCATTGCCCAGTGTAAATAAAGAACTTATTATTAGTGCGATTTTGGCTGGGCATGCTACTAATTCTAAGATTAGAAATATTGTTAAGTTTGATAGAAAGCATTATGCTTATCCTGATTTACCTAAGGGATATCAAATATCACAAAATGATGAGCCAATTTGTGAAAATGGGTTCATCTTAATTGAAATTAGTTCAGGTTTAAAAAAAATTAATATTGATAGGATACATATGGAAGAAGATTCTGGCAAGAGCTTGCATTTGCTTGAGAGTGAGAATCAAAGTTATATTGATTTTAATCGTGCAGGTGCACCATTGCTAGAGATTGTCTCAAAACCAGATATTAATAGTGGAGAAGAAGCTATAGCTTATTTGAGTGCTTTAAGAGAAATTTTCAGATATCTTGATTTGTCTGATTGTAATATGGAAAACGGGTCATTTCGTTGTGATGTTAATGTTAATTTACTTATTAACGAAAACGATATTGAGTATAAAACTCCTATTTCTGAGATAAAAAATTTAAATTCTTTTAAATCAGTGAGGTTGGCAATTGATTATGAAGAGTCAAGGCAAAAAGAAGAGTGGATTTTACACAGAAAAACTTTTGAGAGTGTGGGTAAGCATACAATGGGCTTTGATGATAAAAGAGGTATTACAGTACTGCAAAGGAGTAAAGAAACGATAATTGATTATCGTTATATGAGGGATCCTGATTTGCCTTTAATCGAGCTTGATGATGCTTATATTGAGAGCATAAATTTTGATAGAATGTTAGAGTTGCCTTTTGATGCGAGAATGAGATTAAAAGATCAATATGGTCTTAGTGATTTTGATGTTGTGACTTTAACTTCTGATAAAAATCTAGTTAAATATTTTGAAGAAGCGGCTATGGGTGCGAGTGAACCTAAGAGAGTGGCAAATTGGGTACTATCTGAAGTGTTGAGTGTACTAAATGATAGAGCAATAAGTATACTTGATTTTAATTTATCACCATTATATGTTGGTGAACTTGTTGAATGCATTGTTAATGGCAAGATAAGTGGTAAGATTGCGAAAGAAATATTTTTAGAAATGCTTGATCGAAATGTTTCTCCTTCTGTTATTATTAATGAAAAAAATTTAGAGCAAATAAGTGATGAATCTTTCATTGAATCAGTTGTGCTTGAAGTTTTAAATGAAAATCCTAAATCCATAGCGCTTTATAAGAGAGGTAAGAGTCATTCAATTAAATTTATGATGGGTCAGATCATGCGTAAAACTTCTGGTAAGGCAAATCCCGTTCTTGCAAATGAAATTTTAATGAGCAAGTTAAGGAATGTGTAG
- the gatA gene encoding Asp-tRNA(Asn)/Glu-tRNA(Gln) amidotransferase subunit GatA encodes MDLRGLSLIKLRELILTRSCKIYDIILFYKERYEVNKDINGYIEFFDDALELAKEYDELLGKGKEQNLPLIGMPIAVKDNISIKNKSLTCASELLQGYVSPYDATVIKRLKDNGAILIGRTNMDEFAMGSSCEFSYYGATLNPLNKEYVVGGSSGGSGAVVAGNQAPFALGSDTGGSVRLPASFSGLIGFKPSYGGLSRYGLASYVSSLDQIGFFANSIDDVALILKYTCGIDRMDSTSVDIIQEPYPLLSKPLSGIKVAVIKELSEDLMEREVACNFSRFKSELLSRGVEIHEVSIEAVNFVLSLYYSVSPVEAASNLARYTCLHYGKRLNDELSLNDFYCKHRSLFLREEVKRRIVLGNYLCSEGYDLQYYAKACKIIENVLIPKFNEIFSSCSYIITPTSFVKPFKIGENFDDPIKMYYSDLCTVIANLIGVPALSIPFAKDDRGLPIGMQIIGQFKRDFELLNFVKNVIEELGVNGI; translated from the coding sequence TTGGATTTAAGAGGTTTAAGTTTAATAAAACTTAGAGAATTAATATTGACTCGAAGCTGCAAGATTTATGATATTATTCTCTTTTATAAAGAGCGTTACGAAGTCAATAAAGATATTAATGGATATATTGAGTTTTTTGATGACGCGTTAGAATTGGCAAAAGAATATGATGAGCTTTTAGGTAAAGGTAAAGAACAAAATTTGCCTTTGATTGGTATGCCCATTGCTGTTAAGGATAATATTTCTATTAAGAATAAAAGCTTAACTTGTGCATCTGAGCTTTTGCAAGGATATGTTTCTCCTTATGATGCAACTGTTATTAAGAGACTTAAAGATAACGGTGCAATTTTAATTGGTAGAACTAATATGGATGAGTTTGCAATGGGATCTTCTTGTGAATTTTCTTATTATGGTGCTACTCTTAATCCTTTAAACAAAGAGTATGTTGTAGGTGGTAGTTCTGGTGGTTCAGGAGCTGTTGTTGCTGGTAATCAGGCTCCTTTTGCACTTGGTAGCGATACTGGAGGGTCTGTTAGACTTCCTGCTTCCTTTTCAGGTTTGATTGGCTTTAAACCTTCTTATGGAGGTTTATCTCGTTATGGACTTGCATCATATGTGTCTTCTCTTGATCAAATAGGATTTTTTGCTAATTCTATTGATGACGTGGCTTTAATATTAAAATATACTTGTGGAATTGACAGAATGGATTCTACTAGCGTAGATATTATCCAAGAACCTTATCCATTGTTGAGTAAGCCTTTATCAGGGATCAAAGTGGCTGTAATTAAAGAACTTAGTGAGGATTTGATGGAAAGAGAGGTTGCCTGCAATTTTTCTAGATTTAAATCTGAACTTTTAAGCAGAGGAGTTGAAATACATGAAGTTTCAATAGAGGCAGTTAATTTTGTACTTTCCCTTTACTATTCAGTATCTCCAGTTGAGGCTGCTTCTAACCTTGCTCGTTATACTTGTCTTCATTATGGAAAAAGGTTGAATGATGAATTAAGTCTTAATGATTTTTACTGTAAGCATAGGAGTTTATTTTTAAGAGAAGAAGTGAAAAGACGTATTGTGCTTGGTAATTATTTGTGCTCAGAAGGTTATGATTTGCAATATTATGCAAAAGCTTGCAAGATTATTGAAAATGTGTTAATTCCAAAGTTCAATGAAATTTTTAGTAGTTGTTCATATATTATTACTCCTACAAGTTTTGTGAAACCTTTTAAAATTGGTGAGAATTTTGATGATCCTATAAAAATGTATTATTCTGATTTATGTACTGTGATTGCTAATCTTATTGGAGTCCCTGCACTTTCTATTCCCTTTGCTAAAGATGATAGGGGCTTACCTATTGGTATGCAGATAATTGGTCAATTTAAGAGAGATTTTGAGCTTTTAAATTTTGTGAAAAATGTAATAGAGGAATTGGGAGTAAATGGAATATAA
- the gatC gene encoding Asp-tRNA(Asn)/Glu-tRNA(Gln) amidotransferase subunit GatC encodes MIDIHLEDSLKLSLLRLGNSEKQKFVMKFEKIIDMLNKIAEFKVKDGFQRKTCKLSTLRNDEILPSLTIESIKNFSDVFVDGYFSSPRVLD; translated from the coding sequence TTGATAGATATTCATTTAGAAGATAGTTTGAAGTTAAGTTTATTAAGATTAGGTAATAGTGAAAAACAGAAGTTTGTCATGAAATTTGAAAAGATCATTGATATGTTAAATAAAATTGCTGAATTTAAAGTAAAAGATGGATTTCAACGAAAAACATGTAAACTTTCTACTTTAAGGAACGATGAGATTTTACCTTCTTTGACTATTGAGTCTATCAAGAATTTTAGTGATGTATTTGTGGATGGTTACTTTTCATCACCTAGAGTACTTGATTAG
- a CDS encoding ATP-dependent helicase encodes MDRIEKFIFSLNYDQKKVVLDDTKNPILVLAGPGSGKTRVITAKIAYLIKEMNLRPEEILALTFTNKAANEMNLRLNYLFDFNKTLHIQTFHSFGVWLLRLYFKEFDKDYDSNFTIWDINDVVRFIKQIGLASTIELAKHVASFILKHKENCLLDCYCNLDEKIHGDIKFYEQEKSRNNAFDFADLILKAVLMLKSCQDIKMKVQKKFKAIFVDEYQDTNYSQFLFLKELYCKDMHFIVVGDEDQSIYSFRGARVENILEFEKVFSNVSKYFLVQNYRSSLSIVNVANDVISKNRNRYKKLIITKNKIGRKMKLFVFQNPIEEADYFSNFLLEDELETAILYRFNHQSLQFEKSFLKHNIPHKVLGSIRFYEREEIKDIISLLRLFVNKKDKISFLRVINKPARGIGKTTTDKIIAMLNDLSVNLDLILASRRVVEGLKGKAKDSLVAFLNLYDDLEENIKRASYINLSEFIKDVVIKSGFWAYYQKFDKDEKSRNIDELISSGVEYSGSFEGLVIFLENSSLSPLIHGDSKSSILLSSIHGVKGLEFDRVIISGLEKGLLPAEIEELTQERLEEERRLFYVAITRAKFELIVTMNLQRFFGGMLRNTAMSVFFQDIAKDNYDIVFVPEYLKNNFKYFFSGSVNKSFNIGDYITYNGENGVVIDKWYQNSEQFIKISLKNGRKAILSSNYIKGLSKI; translated from the coding sequence ATGGATAGAATAGAAAAATTTATCTTTAGTTTAAATTATGATCAGAAAAAAGTTGTTTTAGATGATACTAAGAATCCCATTCTTGTTTTGGCAGGTCCAGGCAGTGGTAAAACAAGGGTTATAACGGCTAAAATAGCTTATTTAATAAAGGAAATGAACTTGAGGCCAGAAGAGATTCTTGCTTTAACATTTACAAATAAAGCTGCAAATGAGATGAATTTGAGACTAAATTATCTTTTTGATTTTAATAAAACCCTACATATTCAGACCTTTCATTCTTTTGGTGTTTGGCTTTTAAGGCTTTACTTTAAAGAATTTGATAAAGATTATGATTCGAATTTTACAATTTGGGATATTAATGATGTTGTTAGATTTATTAAACAAATTGGGCTTGCTTCAACAATTGAGCTTGCAAAGCATGTGGCGTCTTTTATACTTAAGCATAAAGAAAATTGCCTTTTAGATTGTTATTGTAATCTTGATGAGAAGATCCATGGAGATATTAAGTTTTACGAGCAAGAGAAATCTAGAAACAATGCTTTTGATTTTGCTGATCTTATTCTTAAAGCTGTATTGATGTTAAAAAGTTGTCAAGATATCAAGATGAAAGTTCAGAAAAAGTTTAAAGCCATTTTTGTAGATGAATACCAAGATACTAATTATTCACAATTTTTATTTTTAAAAGAGCTTTATTGCAAGGATATGCATTTTATAGTAGTAGGAGATGAGGATCAGTCTATCTATTCTTTCAGAGGGGCTAGAGTTGAAAATATTCTTGAATTTGAAAAAGTATTTAGTAATGTATCTAAATATTTTTTGGTACAAAATTATCGTTCCAGTTTAAGTATTGTTAATGTTGCAAATGATGTTATTTCAAAAAATAGAAATAGGTATAAAAAGTTGATAATTACGAAGAACAAGATAGGAAGGAAGATGAAATTGTTTGTCTTCCAAAATCCTATAGAGGAAGCTGACTATTTTTCTAACTTCCTTCTTGAAGATGAACTTGAGACAGCGATCCTTTACAGATTTAATCATCAATCTTTGCAGTTTGAAAAATCTTTTTTAAAACACAACATTCCACATAAAGTATTAGGTTCAATTAGATTTTATGAAAGAGAGGAGATTAAAGATATAATTTCTTTATTAAGACTTTTTGTAAATAAAAAAGATAAAATTTCTTTCTTAAGAGTCATAAATAAGCCTGCTAGGGGAATTGGGAAAACTACTACGGATAAGATAATTGCAATGTTAAATGATCTTAGTGTCAATCTTGATTTAATTCTTGCAAGTAGAAGAGTTGTTGAGGGTCTTAAAGGTAAAGCAAAAGATTCTCTTGTTGCTTTTTTAAATTTATATGATGATCTAGAAGAGAATATAAAAAGAGCTTCTTATATAAATTTATCTGAATTTATTAAGGATGTTGTAATTAAATCTGGATTTTGGGCTTATTATCAAAAATTTGATAAAGATGAAAAATCTAGAAATATTGATGAACTTATTAGTAGTGGGGTTGAATACTCAGGCAGTTTTGAAGGGCTTGTGATATTTTTGGAAAATTCATCTCTTTCACCTTTAATTCATGGAGATTCTAAGTCTAGCATACTCCTTTCTTCAATTCATGGAGTTAAAGGACTTGAGTTTGATAGAGTAATAATATCTGGGCTTGAGAAAGGTTTATTACCTGCTGAGATTGAGGAATTGACCCAGGAAAGACTTGAAGAGGAAAGAAGGCTTTTTTATGTTGCTATTACTAGGGCTAAATTTGAACTTATTGTTACGATGAATTTGCAGAGGTTTTTTGGAGGTATGCTGAGGAATACGGCTATGTCAGTCTTTTTTCAAGATATTGCCAAAGACAATTATGATATTGTTTTTGTTCCGGAATATTTAAAAAATAATTTCAAATATTTTTTTTCAGGAAGTGTTAATAAAAGCTTTAACATTGGGGATTATATAACTTATAATGGTGAAAATGGTGTAGTGATTGATAAGTGGTATCAAAATAGCGAGCAATTTATTAAAATTAGTCTAAAGAATGGAAGGAAAGCTATTTTAAGCTCGAACTATATTAAAGGACTTTCTAAGATTTAG
- a CDS encoding helix-turn-helix domain-containing protein, translating into MEINNFIRFGDFLRKARIDKGLTLDVISDDIKISVEYLKALEDSNVELFPNEVLAVGFLRTYSEYLGVDIWYVSSLFKEYKKRLNSSYIGIKTEDQNGNSNFVKGRPGGKYLDIDKINFPRNTKILIGMISIIFLVILIVNFIGIKQFLGKIFKADNVIRQSPKIHEVLFDRESFWNVTLGDGDFLSLVYGNSIAKYKISFMNDDLIIINDLRKGRYIFKLGESREIVLNDNIKVKIVYDNYSQGDVKKAHVGLESFMLNIEYVLETSLASRFNVLNWGFEVSGPKSRAINEYPTLYSVQDISRVDLVINFLNDTFLRYADENNLYGKSLLASKGVPLHLNFGKSLILFLSRLSDVNIFLQGKDITSILKNYGREVMAIQFFWLKTPGSFELKVSEVY; encoded by the coding sequence ATGGAAATAAATAATTTCATTAGATTTGGAGATTTTTTAAGGAAAGCTCGAATTGATAAAGGACTGACTCTTGATGTGATATCTGATGATATTAAAATTTCTGTCGAATATCTTAAAGCACTTGAAGATTCTAATGTCGAATTGTTTCCAAATGAAGTTTTAGCTGTGGGATTCTTAAGGACTTATAGTGAGTATTTAGGTGTTGATATTTGGTATGTTTCATCTCTTTTTAAAGAGTATAAAAAAAGACTTAATAGTAGTTATATTGGAATTAAGACTGAGGATCAAAATGGCAATTCAAATTTTGTTAAAGGTAGGCCTGGGGGTAAGTATTTGGATATTGATAAGATAAATTTTCCTAGGAATACTAAGATATTGATAGGAATGATTAGCATTATATTTTTAGTTATTTTAATTGTAAATTTCATTGGGATTAAGCAATTTTTAGGAAAAATTTTCAAAGCAGATAATGTTATAAGACAATCCCCAAAAATTCATGAAGTTCTTTTTGATAGGGAAAGTTTTTGGAATGTTACTCTTGGAGATGGGGATTTTTTGTCCTTAGTATATGGGAATTCTATTGCAAAGTATAAAATCTCTTTTATGAATGATGATTTGATTATTATAAATGATTTAAGAAAGGGAAGATATATTTTTAAATTAGGCGAATCTCGGGAAATAGTTTTGAATGATAATATCAAGGTCAAGATTGTATATGATAACTATTCTCAAGGTGATGTTAAAAAAGCTCATGTAGGCTTAGAATCTTTTATGCTTAATATTGAATATGTGCTTGAAACTAGTCTTGCTAGTAGGTTTAATGTTTTAAATTGGGGCTTTGAAGTTAGTGGTCCTAAGAGTAGAGCAATTAATGAGTATCCTACTTTATATTCTGTTCAAGATATTTCCAGAGTTGATTTAGTAATTAATTTTTTAAATGATACATTTTTAAGATATGCTGATGAGAATAATCTTTATGGTAAATCTTTGCTTGCATCTAAGGGTGTTCCTCTTCATTTAAATTTTGGAAAATCTTTAATACTATTTTTATCAAGACTTTCAGATGTTAATATTTTTCTTCAAGGTAAAGACATTACTTCTATTTTGAAGAATTATGGAAGAGAAGTGATGGCAATCCAATTTTTTTGGTTAAAAACTCCTGGAAGTTTCGAGCTTAAGGTGTCTGAAGTTTATTAA
- a CDS encoding LolA family protein encodes MVKKIIFIFCPCLIFAQVSSNQYFEDVYSKYKNIEDMQAKINLNIKGLKQTGTLLYKFPDKFIISLDSNNQVFVSDGEVLTVYVPALGTSFRQQLTIGRGESGFMKILSTEYSVSYTNSPNLEPLDESGGNTESVIKLTFSRRLYKGAATIDSFMIAFTPSGAIRRVIAYPTGGGREIIIDLLSVKFNVGIPDNKFKYDLPKTSNKVDSFLYDIKKT; translated from the coding sequence ATGGTGAAAAAGATAATATTTATTTTTTGTCCTTGTTTGATTTTCGCTCAAGTATCTTCCAATCAGTATTTCGAGGATGTTTATTCAAAGTACAAGAATATAGAAGATATGCAGGCTAAGATTAACCTGAACATAAAAGGCTTGAAGCAAACAGGAACTTTGTTATATAAATTTCCCGATAAATTTATTATTAGTTTAGATTCAAATAATCAGGTTTTTGTGAGTGATGGTGAAGTTTTAACTGTTTATGTTCCAGCTCTTGGAACTTCTTTTAGACAACAGTTGACTATAGGAAGAGGGGAGAGTGGCTTTATGAAGATTTTAAGTACTGAGTATAGTGTATCTTATACTAATTCTCCCAATTTAGAACCTCTTGATGAATCTGGAGGAAATACAGAGAGTGTTATAAAATTGACTTTTTCAAGACGACTTTATAAGGGGGCTGCTACGATTGATTCCTTTATGATTGCTTTTACTCCAAGTGGTGCAATCAGGAGAGTTATTGCTTATCCTACGGGTGGTGGTCGAGAAATAATTATTGATCTTTTATCTGTGAAGTTTAATGTTGGTATTCCTGATAATAAGTTTAAATATGATCTGCCAAAAACTTCAAATAAGGTGGATAGCTTTTTATATGATATCAAAAAAACTTGA
- a CDS encoding NFACT RNA binding domain-containing protein translates to MSLNYNEINIILKELPLQNSFLRKIKQPNHKTLVMEFYNKEINEKNFNVLIALDPKKTRIQKTSKKFENIKPSLRFFEFLKSKVQNGKISEVYQIKNERIILIKVIKEKIITLIFIKLWPSSPNIIATDTNLKILDAYYRRPKSREVTGEIFTKVKEIIENNNITDKQEVKLKDGYNNKLPYCEFIENYYEDLETKEIQANNTELLIRKYEKEKITLEKKINALEKQINSIKRIETQKEKGEIILSNINKIKKGMDEIILENSNGKQIRIILDKVLTPQDNALKYFKEYKKNKNSLRIMQEQLEYARTQYDLLILKANCTDEQYCSNPENKTTKKRKIIKKTSIGLNFLSCGFEIAVGRNTNENDELLRRWAKGNDYWLHTRDYPGAYVFIRNKKDKTPPLKVLIDAGNLCVFYTKPARQAGEADLYYTNVKHLRRVKGEGKGLVIPNREKNLNIKLDKQILNKLKNKS, encoded by the coding sequence ATGTCATTAAACTACAATGAAATAAACATCATACTTAAAGAACTGCCGTTACAAAATTCATTCTTAAGAAAAATCAAACAGCCCAACCACAAAACTTTGGTTATGGAATTTTATAATAAAGAAATAAATGAAAAAAATTTTAATGTATTAATCGCACTAGATCCAAAAAAAACAAGGATTCAAAAAACAAGTAAGAAATTTGAAAATATCAAGCCCTCTTTAAGATTTTTTGAATTCTTAAAATCAAAAGTTCAAAATGGTAAAATATCTGAGGTATATCAAATAAAAAATGAAAGAATAATTTTAATTAAAGTAATCAAAGAAAAAATAATAACCCTTATCTTCATAAAGTTATGGCCATCATCTCCTAACATAATTGCTACAGACACAAATCTCAAGATCCTCGATGCATACTACAGAAGACCAAAATCAAGAGAAGTTACAGGTGAAATATTCACAAAAGTAAAAGAAATTATTGAAAATAATAATATAACTGACAAACAAGAAGTCAAACTCAAAGATGGATATAACAATAAACTACCCTACTGCGAATTTATTGAAAATTACTATGAGGATTTAGAAACAAAAGAAATCCAAGCAAATAATACAGAACTACTCATAAGAAAATATGAAAAAGAAAAAATAACCCTAGAAAAGAAAATAAACGCCTTAGAAAAACAAATAAATTCAATTAAAAGAATCGAGACTCAAAAAGAGAAAGGCGAAATAATCTTATCAAATATTAACAAAATAAAAAAAGGTATGGATGAAATCATTTTAGAAAACAGCAATGGAAAACAAATTAGAATAATACTGGACAAAGTACTAACTCCTCAAGATAATGCTTTAAAATACTTTAAAGAATACAAAAAAAATAAAAATTCCCTAAGGATCATGCAAGAACAATTAGAATATGCACGAACACAATACGATCTGTTAATATTAAAGGCAAATTGCACAGATGAACAATACTGTAGTAACCCCGAAAATAAAACAACAAAAAAACGAAAAATTATAAAAAAGACCTCTATTGGTCTTAATTTTCTCTCTTGTGGATTTGAAATTGCTGTAGGCAGAAATACAAACGAAAATGATGAACTTTTAAGAAGGTGGGCAAAAGGAAATGATTACTGGCTACACACAAGAGACTATCCCGGTGCTTACGTATTTATCAGAAACAAAAAGGACAAAACACCTCCTCTTAAAGTCTTAATAGATGCAGGAAACCTATGTGTATTTTATACAAAACCTGCAAGACAAGCAGGCGAAGCTGATCTTTACTATACTAACGTCAAACATTTAAGAAGAGTTAAAGGAGAAGGAAAAGGACTTGTAATACCCAATAGAGAAAAAAACTTAAATATCAAACTAGACAAACAAATATTAAACAAACTAAAAAACAAAAGTTAA